In the Geobacter sp. FeAm09 genome, one interval contains:
- a CDS encoding DJ-1/PfpI family protein, translating into MKQIRLQGIVIRLLIMSAFIAAALPAAARTDEPTAAQETLYERQPAPAAKQVTVGVLIFPGFEMLDAYGPMEMWGTLKHAPAKVWGGEEKRVGVRLVTIAAKRGEIPSNQGPKTVADFSYDNAPPLDFLVVPGGLGVFPLLKDQATMKWLRAQAGKAGIVMSVCNGASLLAAAGILDDRPATTNKMAFRPSTAPGPKVKWVKKARWVDDGTVVTSSGVSAGMDMSLAVISRLYGKDIAAWLERVTEYDAHRDPSWDPFAAKAGLVE; encoded by the coding sequence ATGAAACAGATACGCCTTCAGGGTATCGTTATACGCTTGTTGATCATGTCGGCGTTCATTGCCGCGGCTTTGCCCGCCGCGGCCCGGACGGACGAGCCGACGGCGGCGCAGGAAACGCTGTATGAGCGGCAACCTGCACCCGCCGCCAAACAGGTAACCGTCGGTGTGCTCATTTTCCCCGGCTTCGAGATGCTGGATGCCTATGGCCCCATGGAGATGTGGGGTACCCTGAAGCATGCGCCGGCCAAGGTATGGGGTGGCGAGGAGAAAAGGGTCGGCGTGCGGTTGGTCACCATCGCCGCCAAACGGGGAGAAATTCCCTCGAACCAAGGGCCGAAAACCGTTGCCGATTTCAGCTACGACAATGCACCGCCGCTTGATTTTCTGGTGGTGCCGGGTGGTTTGGGAGTGTTCCCCCTGCTGAAGGACCAGGCAACGATGAAGTGGCTGCGGGCGCAGGCGGGGAAGGCCGGAATCGTCATGTCGGTCTGCAACGGCGCCTCTCTGCTGGCTGCAGCCGGTATTCTCGATGACCGGCCGGCAACAACCAACAAGATGGCCTTTCGCCCTTCGACCGCGCCGGGACCCAAGGTGAAATGGGTCAAAAAAGCGCGCTGGGTGGACGACGGCACGGTTGTCACTTCTTCCGGCGTCTCGGCGGGGATGGACATGAGCCTGGCGGTCATCTCGCGTCTGTACGGCAAGGATATTGCCGCTTGGCTCGAACGCGTCACCGAGTACGATGCCCATCGCGACCCATCGTGGGACCCTTTTGCGGCAAAGGCCGGCCTGGTGGAGTAG